A genomic window from Elaeis guineensis isolate ETL-2024a chromosome 3, EG11, whole genome shotgun sequence includes:
- the LOC105040625 gene encoding mitogen-activated protein kinase 1 isoform X2 produces the protein MDAGAQPTDADMAEAGPPPQQAAAPAAAAPPPPGLESIQATLSHGGRFIQYNIFGNIFEVTSKYKPPIMPIGKGAYGIVCSALNSETSEQVAIKKIANAFDNKIDAKRTLREIKLLRHMDHENVVAIRDIIPPPVRETFNDVYIAYELMDTDLHQIIRSNQALSEEHCQYFLYQILRGLKYIHSANVLHRDLKPSNLLLNANCDLKICDFGLARTTSETDFMTEYVVTRWYRAPELLLNSSEYTAAIDVWSVGCIFMELMDRKPLFPGRDHVHQLRLLMELIGTPNEADLDFVNENARRYIRQLPRYARQSFPEKFPHVHPLAIDLVEKMLTFDPRQRITVEDALAHPYLASLHDISDEPVCMTPFSFDFEQHALSEEQMKELIYREGLAFNPEYQQ, from the exons ATGGATGCGGGAGCTCAGCCCACCGACGCCGACATGGCGGAGGCGGGGCCGCCCCCCCAGCAGGCGGCGGCCCCGGCAGCGGCAGCGCCGCCTCCACCCGGGCTGGAGAGCATTCAGGCGACCCTCAGCCACGGCGGGCGCTTCATCCAGTACAACATCTTCGGGAACATCTTCGAGGTGACCTCCAAATACAAGCCCCCCATCATGCCAATCGGAAAGGGTGCCTACGGGATCGTCtg CTCGGCTTTGAATTCGGAGACAAGTGAGCAAGTAGCGATCAAGAAGATCGCCAACGCTTTCGATAACAAGATCGACGCAAAAAGGACGCTACGTGAGATAAAGCTTCTTAGGCACATGGATCATGAAAAT GTTGTTGCTATCAGAGACATAATACCACCTCCTGTGAGGGAAACATTTAATGATGTCTACATTGCTTATGAATTAATGGATACTGATCTCCATCAAATTATTCGCTCAAATCAAGCTTTGTCTGAGGAACATTGTCAG TATTTCCTTTATCAGATCCTTCGTGGATTAAAATATATACATTCAGCGAATGTCCTTCACAGAGACTTAAAACCAAGCAACCTCCTCTTAAATGCTAACTGTGATTTAAAGATTTGTGATTTTGGACTTGCTCGTACTACCTCAGAAACTGATTTCATGACAGAGTATGTTGTAACAAGATGGTACAGGGCGCCAGAGCTATTGTTGAATTCTTCAGAGTATACTGCAGCAATTGACGTGTGGTCTGTTGGCTGCATTTTTATGGAACTGATGGACCGGAAACCTTTATTTCCAGGAAGGGACCATGTGCACCAGCTACGTTTACTAATGGAG CTTATAGGCACTCCAAATGAGGCTGATTTGGATTTTGTGAATGAAAATGCAAGAAGATATATTCGCCAACTTCCTCGCTATGCACGGCAATCCTTCCCTGAAAAGTTTCCCCACGTTCACCCTTTAGCTATTGATCTTGTTGAAAAGATGTTGACATTCGATCCTAGACAGAGAATAACTG TTGAAGATGCACTGGCACATCCCTATTTGGCATCCTTGCATGACATTAGCGACGAACCTGTCTGCATGACACCCTTCAGCTTTGATTTTGAGCAGCATGCTCTCTCAGAAGAACAAATGAAAGAGCTAATCTACCGGGAGGGTCTCGCATTCAACCCTGAGTACCAACAATAA
- the LOC105040625 gene encoding mitogen-activated protein kinase 1 isoform X1: MDAGAQPTDADMAEAGPPPQQAAAPAAAAPPPPGLESIQATLSHGGRFIQYNIFGNIFEVTSKYKPPIMPIGKGAYGIVCSALNSETSEQVAIKKIANAFDNKIDAKRTLREIKLLRHMDHENVVAIRDIIPPPVRETFNDVYIAYELMDTDLHQIIRSNQALSEEHCQEKEQLEDRFIWKIHKMYFLYQILRGLKYIHSANVLHRDLKPSNLLLNANCDLKICDFGLARTTSETDFMTEYVVTRWYRAPELLLNSSEYTAAIDVWSVGCIFMELMDRKPLFPGRDHVHQLRLLMELIGTPNEADLDFVNENARRYIRQLPRYARQSFPEKFPHVHPLAIDLVEKMLTFDPRQRITVEDALAHPYLASLHDISDEPVCMTPFSFDFEQHALSEEQMKELIYREGLAFNPEYQQ, encoded by the exons ATGGATGCGGGAGCTCAGCCCACCGACGCCGACATGGCGGAGGCGGGGCCGCCCCCCCAGCAGGCGGCGGCCCCGGCAGCGGCAGCGCCGCCTCCACCCGGGCTGGAGAGCATTCAGGCGACCCTCAGCCACGGCGGGCGCTTCATCCAGTACAACATCTTCGGGAACATCTTCGAGGTGACCTCCAAATACAAGCCCCCCATCATGCCAATCGGAAAGGGTGCCTACGGGATCGTCtg CTCGGCTTTGAATTCGGAGACAAGTGAGCAAGTAGCGATCAAGAAGATCGCCAACGCTTTCGATAACAAGATCGACGCAAAAAGGACGCTACGTGAGATAAAGCTTCTTAGGCACATGGATCATGAAAAT GTTGTTGCTATCAGAGACATAATACCACCTCCTGTGAGGGAAACATTTAATGATGTCTACATTGCTTATGAATTAATGGATACTGATCTCCATCAAATTATTCGCTCAAATCAAGCTTTGTCTGAGGAACATTGTCAG GAAAAAGAGCAGCTAGAAGACAGATTTATATGGAAAATCCATAAAATG TATTTCCTTTATCAGATCCTTCGTGGATTAAAATATATACATTCAGCGAATGTCCTTCACAGAGACTTAAAACCAAGCAACCTCCTCTTAAATGCTAACTGTGATTTAAAGATTTGTGATTTTGGACTTGCTCGTACTACCTCAGAAACTGATTTCATGACAGAGTATGTTGTAACAAGATGGTACAGGGCGCCAGAGCTATTGTTGAATTCTTCAGAGTATACTGCAGCAATTGACGTGTGGTCTGTTGGCTGCATTTTTATGGAACTGATGGACCGGAAACCTTTATTTCCAGGAAGGGACCATGTGCACCAGCTACGTTTACTAATGGAG CTTATAGGCACTCCAAATGAGGCTGATTTGGATTTTGTGAATGAAAATGCAAGAAGATATATTCGCCAACTTCCTCGCTATGCACGGCAATCCTTCCCTGAAAAGTTTCCCCACGTTCACCCTTTAGCTATTGATCTTGTTGAAAAGATGTTGACATTCGATCCTAGACAGAGAATAACTG TTGAAGATGCACTGGCACATCCCTATTTGGCATCCTTGCATGACATTAGCGACGAACCTGTCTGCATGACACCCTTCAGCTTTGATTTTGAGCAGCATGCTCTCTCAGAAGAACAAATGAAAGAGCTAATCTACCGGGAGGGTCTCGCATTCAACCCTGAGTACCAACAATAA